Proteins co-encoded in one Syntrophorhabdaceae bacterium genomic window:
- a CDS encoding alcohol dehydrogenase catalytic domain-containing protein yields MRVGMYYNNSKVEVEELPVPMVGPGDILVKVIASGICGSDVLEWYRIKKAPLVLGHEVSGEIVEVGEEVTKFKRGDRVFTTHHVPCDECHFCLTGHHTACQVFQTKNNFDPGGFSEYLKVSGKSIDTGTFLLPDEMSYEEGSFIEPLGTVVRGLRAIDLKPGNTLLVLGCGIAGLLMIKLARALGAGRIIATDIDDYRLEAAQRFGAEKAIQAGGNIPDTIKGMNHGRLADRVIVCAGALSAAKQALQSVDRGGTILFFAVPNPGETLDVDLNPFWRNDVGFKTC; encoded by the coding sequence ATGCGCGTGGGGATGTATTATAACAACAGCAAGGTCGAGGTGGAAGAGCTGCCGGTCCCCATGGTTGGTCCAGGAGATATCCTTGTCAAGGTGATTGCGAGCGGCATATGCGGCAGCGATGTCCTCGAATGGTACCGCATCAAAAAGGCACCTCTTGTTCTCGGTCACGAGGTAAGCGGTGAGATCGTCGAGGTCGGAGAAGAGGTTACAAAATTCAAACGAGGCGACAGGGTCTTTACGACGCACCATGTCCCCTGCGACGAATGCCACTTTTGTCTTACCGGCCACCATACTGCGTGCCAGGTCTTCCAGACAAAGAATAATTTCGATCCCGGAGGGTTTTCAGAATACTTAAAGGTATCCGGGAAGAGTATCGATACAGGGACGTTCCTCCTCCCTGATGAAATGTCCTACGAGGAAGGGTCATTCATCGAACCGCTGGGAACGGTAGTAAGGGGTTTGAGAGCTATCGACCTGAAACCCGGCAATACGCTCCTGGTGCTTGGATGCGGGATAGCCGGCCTGCTCATGATCAAGCTGGCACGGGCCCTGGGCGCCGGGAGGATCATAGCAACGGACATCGACGATTACAGGTTGGAAGCGGCACAAAGGTTCGGCGCAGAAAAGGCCATCCAGGCCGGCGGGAACATACCGGATACGATCAAAGGAATGAATCACGGCCGCTTAGCCGACAGGGTGATAGTATGCGCGGGGGCGTTGTCCGCCGCGAAACAGGCATTGCAGTCAGTTGACCGGGGAGGAACGATCTTGTTTTTCGCAGTGCCGAACCCCGGAGAGACCCTTGATGTCGATCTGAATCCTTTCTGGAGGAACGATGTAGGCTTTAAAACCTGTTA